The following are encoded together in the Candida orthopsilosis Co 90-125, chromosome 5 draft sequence genome:
- a CDS encoding Ahp1 alkyl hydroperoxide reductase produces MAGQKFPTDVKAKYVPYDNEHSEILKAGAPKPLDLQEELKDGTVIITAIPGAYTPTCSLKHIPDYIKNVEEFKKKGVKRVIVLAVNDPFVLSAFGKSVGYKDEENFVIFATDPEGQISSKLGDDYVLDLSSAGLGKRLQRYAAVVKDGEVVYLVNEDGGDFTDISSAETLLRKL; encoded by the coding sequence atggCTGGTCAAAAATTCCCCACTGACGTTAAAGCAAAATACGTCCCATACGACAATGAACATTCAGAGATCTTGAAAGCTGGTGCACCAAAACCACTCGATTTgcaagaagaattgaaagacGGAACTGTCATCATCACCGCTATTCCAGGTGCTTACACCCCCACTTGTTCTCTTAAACATATCCCAGACTATATCAAAAATGTCGAAgaattcaaaaagaaggGCGTCAAGAGAGTTATCGTTTTGGCTGTAAATGATCCATTCGTCTTGTCTGCTTTTGGTAAGTCAGTTGGTTACAAGGATGAAGAAAactttgtcatttttgCCACTGACCCAGAAGGTCAAATTTCAAGCAAATTGGGTGACGATTACGTCTTGGACTTGAGCAGCGCTGGTTTAGGTAAGAGATTACAAAGATACGCCGCTGTTGTCAAGGATGGCGAAGTTGTTTACTTGGTCAATGAAGACGGTGGTGACTTCACTGATATTTCAAGTGCTGAAACTTTACTTAGAAAGTTGTAA